A window of Candidatus Sulfotelmatobacter sp. genomic DNA:
CGCGCGCCTTGAACGAACCGGAATGCTGCAGCGATTCGAGCTTGAACGCCAACGGTTCGACACCGCTCAGACCAAAGTCGCTTGCCGCGACCGACACGACGGGTGTACGACGGACGTACGGCTCGATCAGCGCGTGCGTGGCAGCGATGCGCTCGGACGTCAATGCCTCCTCAGCCGTTGTCACGAGATCAGCATACCATGTCGAATCGACCGTTTCTCGCCGGAGCCCTCGTCCTCGCCGTGGCGATGGGCGTCGGCCGCTTCGCATACACGCCGCTGCTGGCGATCATGCGCGTCGACGCCGGACTCACGGTCTCGATGGCCGGGGTGCTGGCCTCGATCAACTTGGCGGGATATCTGGTCGGCGCGGCACTCGGGATGCTGCCACTGTTGCGCACGCACCGGCGCGCGTACGTCATCGCGGCGCCGATCCTCGTCGCGCTGTTGACGGCGGCGATGGCGCTCGGACCGGCCGTGTGGCCGACGGCCCGTTTCGTCACCGGCGTGGCCAGCGGCGTCTCGTTCGTGCTCGTCACCAGCCTGCTTCTCGATTATCTGCACGGCCGCGCCTCGACCTACGGCGCCGCGATCCTCTTCTCCGGCGTGGGGATCGGGATCGCCGGCAGCGGCGCGCTCGTCGCCGCGTTCGCGCGGCTGGGCGGCTCGTCCGCCGCGTGGCTGGGCACCGGCGTCGTCTCGCTGTTGCTGCTGATCGCGTTCGTGCGTTGGCTGCCCGCCGACAGCTCGCCGCCGGCACCCGACGCGAGTGCCGGCCGTGGCGGGCTGGGCGCGCCGTTCGTGTGGCTGTCGATCGCCTACGGCATCGAAGGGGCGGCGTACGTGATCCCGGCGACGTTCTTGGTCGTGCTGATCCGGCAGACGCCGGCGATCGCCGGTCTCGCCGACGCGGCGTGGATCGTCGTCGGCCTGGTGGCGATCCCGTCGATGGCGTTCGTCGCGATGGCGACGCGGCGCTTCGGCGCGCCGCGCGCGCTCATCGTCGCGACGGCCGTGCAGGCGCTGACGTTCCTCGGCCCGATCCTGCTGCCCGGCGCGCTCGGCGTCGCGGTGATCGCGGTCGGTCTGGGCGGAACGTTCATCGTCATCACGGCGCTCTCGACCGCGATCGGCCGTTCGATGGCCCCGCACCGCAGCAACTTCGTGGTCGGACTGATGACGGTGATCTACGGCGCGGGGCAAGTCGCGGGGCCGCTGCTCGCGACCTGGATCTCGCTCACGACCGGCAGCTATCGCCCCGCGCTCGTCGACGCCTCCATCGCGCTGGTAGCCGGCACGGTCGCGTTGATCGTCGGCATCGGCCGCACCGCGCCCGCATAGACCGGGACGATCTCGCTCGCGAAGCGCGCGTCGCGACCGCGCACGACGTCCTCGTAGACCGCGCGCAGCGCCCGGCACACCGGCCCGACCGCACCGCTTCCGATCGGGCGATGATCGACGCTGCGAATGCCGGCGATCCCCATGCCGGTGCCGCACAGCAGCAGCTCGTCGGCCGCGTACAGCTCGGTACGGTCGATCTGCCGTTCGCGGACCTGCAGGCCCAACCCGTCGGCCAGGATCGTGCGCACCTGCAGGCGGGTGATGCCTTCGAGGTTGTCGTCGGTGGCGGGCGGCAGCGCCGCGACGCCGTCGCGCACCATCACCAGATTCGCGGTCGAGCACTCGGACACGTGACCGTCGCCGGCGAGCACGATCGCCTCGTCGAAGCCGTTCAGCCGCGCCTCGGTCTTGGCGAAGGCCGCGTTGACGTAGCCGCCGGTGATCTTCGCGCGCGGCGGGATCGCGTTGTCGCTCAGCCGGCGCCAGCTGCTCACGCAGGCGTTCAGTCCGTCGCCGGCGTCGTTGAGGCGCACCCGCGGCACCGCCACGATGAAGAAGTCGTCCGCGAGCCCGTCGAGCCGCACGCCCAGCGCTTCTTCGCTCTTGTACGCGACCGGCCGCAGGTAGACGTCTTCGCGAAAGCCGTTGC
This region includes:
- a CDS encoding YbfB/YjiJ family MFS transporter, with the translated sequence MSNRPFLAGALVLAVAMGVGRFAYTPLLAIMRVDAGLTVSMAGVLASINLAGYLVGAALGMLPLLRTHRRAYVIAAPILVALLTAAMALGPAVWPTARFVTGVASGVSFVLVTSLLLDYLHGRASTYGAAILFSGVGIGIAGSGALVAAFARLGGSSAAWLGTGVVSLLLLIAFVRWLPADSSPPAPDASAGRGGLGAPFVWLSIAYGIEGAAYVIPATFLVVLIRQTPAIAGLADAAWIVVGLVAIPSMAFVAMATRRFGAPRALIVATAVQALTFLGPILLPGALGVAVIAVGLGGTFIVITALSTAIGRSMAPHRSNFVVGLMTVIYGAGQVAGPLLATWISLTTGSYRPALVDASIALVAGTVALIVGIGRTAPA
- a CDS encoding branched-chain amino acid transaminase encodes the protein MEYEDLVVYHRGGFQPYSQARIGLLTHALLYGTGCFEGMRAFWNAEHGELYVCEPSAHFRRFTANARLLLMELPPVAELNAIVTELCRRNGFREDVYLRPVAYKSEEALGVRLDGLADDFFIVAVPRVRLNDAGDGLNACVSSWRRLSDNAIPPRAKITGGYVNAAFAKTEARLNGFDEAIVLAGDGHVSECSTANLVMVRDGVAALPPATDDNLEGITRLQVRTILADGLGLQVRERQIDRTELYAADELLLCGTGMGIAGIRSVDHRPIGSGAVGPVCRALRAVYEDVVRGRDARFASEIVPVYAGAVRPMPTINATVPATSAMEASTSAGR